The sequence below is a genomic window from Phaenicophaeus curvirostris isolate KB17595 chromosome 31, BPBGC_Pcur_1.0, whole genome shotgun sequence.
GGGCACAAGGCCCTGGCTTGCCAGGGTGCCAATTTGGTTCTGTATCTAGCACACAGCTTTTGTAGGTCCAGGATTCAGTAGAACAAGATTTATTTCCCTCTTGTACTGATGAAGAGCACAGAGATATTAGCCTAAGATGGTGTCAGACACTAGTCTTGTGGTGCTTGCGGGCAGGCACACACTGTAAAGGATGTGAAGGATGAACTGAGAAGCCCACATGGAGGGCCAGCTTTGAGCATTAAGATACTTTGTGCCATCTGACCTTGGGGCTTCATCACACAGTGGTTAGTACCCTTCCatctccttgcagcctgtgaAGCTGGAGGCAGGGGAGGAACATCATCTCTCCATCACATTTAATCCTGCTTATGAAGAGGGTTTGACTAGcagggaggtggagaaggtTCTGAAGATACATTTTCTTGAGCACCCTCATCAGGAACAGGTCACTGTTTGGGGAGAAGTCTACTTTCCGAACCTCCGTATCCAGACCACGGCCCTGGACTTTGGCTGCATCTTGAATGGCACTGAAGCTGCGCGTTCCATTGAGATAACCAACTGCAGCCCAATTCCTGTGCAGCACCGCTGGTTGTTCCTGACAGAGAGCCCGGCGAGCCAGATGAGGTATGTGCACCTTTGCCCTTTCCTTGAAGCTCCTCTTCCtgatgtgttttttcctttggaaaggcTTAGTCTCTTGTCCTGGGATCTGACAAACTGCTTTCAACTTTTGCTTGTGGAAAGATTGCCTCCCATCTATGGTCAGTGTAGATGCTTCGGGAGCAGGTGATCTCCACCAGTTTGATGCTAGGAAGGAGGCAATGTTCTCCAGCCAAACTGGGGCTGTAAGACACTAACAACCCCTTTCCGCATAGCCCAGAACCTAGAATCCTGCTTTACCTCTGGAGCTTTAAAGCTACTTTTAGGCACCTGGAAGGCAGATCTATAGTgacttcttctccttccctgccaaCCCAGTTTGTTGTCATCTCACCCTAAGAGCCGACTCAGGCACTGCCACCGGAATGATTTGCTGCTGTCTCGgcttcttgctgctgttttgctgtaGCCTCAGTACTGGTTCCCGTGGGAAGGAAAGCTGGTGGGGAAAGCTACTTTCTCAGACCTTTGTAGCCTGAGGTAAACACCACCCTGGTGAAGGGAGTTTCCACCTGTGAAACTGCATCGCTGTTCATCCATCCCTGTGCAGGGAAGGGCACCCGGGCAAAACCTTGTTCCTGCACGTGGCTGCAGGAAGGACAAGTCACGTGTGACCTCTTGGGGGGCCGAGTAGAGCCTCTAAATccagaaatgaaaaccagcCTTAAGTAAAAAGCTACAAAGCTAAATAGTCATTTAGGATCATATCCTTAAAGGCAAAATTCCCAGCTGGGAATGAGGCATCCGGGTTGCTCTAACAAGCCTGCCTTGTTTGACTCTGGGGGAAGCCTTGCAAGTGGGGACAGTGACAGCGGGTGTGGTTTGAGTGTGTCTTCCATGTGGCTTCAGAAACACCAACAGACTTACTGTGAGCACGTCTGAAGTTTAAAGCCTGGAATGTCATCGGAGTCACCTGGGGATATTTGTAGATGTTAAGCTCCATGTTTTTTCCTGACAGATGTTGGTCAAACTATAAACTCAGCTCTCCTTGGCAAAAcgagctgctgagctgctctccTGAATCATTTGCCAAACTGATCTTCAGACAGTTTGGATTTGGAGACATCTGGGGAGGTGATTGTGCCATCGGTAAGCGCCACATCAGTTATAACcttgctccagcagagctgctgccctttTAGCATGAAGTGCTGTAGGAGCTGTTGTTTTGCAGCCAGGGAATATCTGTagcacagcagggagctggatcTTACCGTGATCTGTGCAAGGGTTCAGGATGCTAAGAGACGAGTCGGAGTTGCTAGCAACgtaaatgtttattaaatgcACATAGGAAATCAGGTAACTGACCGGCCAGGGTCGCCCCAGACAATGGAGGACGACCCCGAATCGGTGCACTGAGGGATGTATTTATACTTACACAGACACATGCAGTTTCCATACAGGCTTTTGCAAGCCAGATAATAAATCAGCTGAGTTTACAGAGTTGTTTTAGTTCGGCAATCTTCAAGGTTGCAGTCCTGTTCTGTGCCAAACAGTTTCTAAACCCCCCCTTTTCCTGCCTTCCGCCTTATCTCTGGTCAACTTGTTCCCTACTTGCACAGTGCtgcattctttgagctggctaatTAACTCCTGCAGGGGCGCAAGGCGATTTGTGGTCCTAACATTCCCCCCTTTCTTTTGGTCATGAATCAAATCCTTGATTCTCTTTCTTGTGAGTCTAGGGGTTCATAACTAGTCAGGACAAGCATTTTTACTGCTGTGATTCGGTCCTGTACAAATGTCAGGATTGCATTTGTAACACAGGGGCCTACAATCAGAGCAAGCAGTAATAGGATCAGCGGTCCAGCGGGGGCAGTTATTAACGAGGTCAGCCAAGGAGACCAGCTGTACATCCTCCCATACCATGAACTTGattcctgtctttctttttcccgTCTCCAGAGGCTCTCTTTAACTTTAGATAGAGTCTCTTTGATGACTCCTGAGTGATTTACATAAAAACAGCACTGTTCTCCTAGGGCTGCACACAACCCTCcttcttttaagaaaagcagGTCTAATCCTCTCCGATTCTGTAAAGCTACTTCTGCTAAAGAGCCCACTTGCTCTTGGAGCTTCCCAATTGAAAAATGGAGCCGTTGGATGTCTAGGTCTATTTGTTCGGAGAGTCTTCTAAGTTGGACATCACTATTTACTAGTGATGCtattcccagccctgctgaccCCCTGCAACAAGGTGCACAAATCGATTCTAAAAATCGGCTGTTCACTTGTGCTATTTTCTGCCGTCACTAAACCAGTTTGAGTATCTATGATTGTCCATTTTACCTCTGCTGGCTGGTATACGCTCCCGCTTATGCTAGAGATCACAGTACAAATGATGATAATTACAAACAGCATTTTCAATTGTTTACCCTTCGTAGTTTCAATTTCAGTCCATGATTTATAGAGGGAGGCCCAACTGGTTCCCACAAGGGAGGTGTTTGCGCCTTTTCTTCAGTTGCTTTCTTGACGTGAGTCTCATGGATCCAGGGTTTCAGTCCTTCCACCTTCACTGCTGTAGGTGCTGCCAAGATGACGGTGTACGGTCCCTTCCAGCGAGGTTCTGGATTCCCCACTCGGTGGTGCCGCACCCACACCAGATCCCCGGGCTGGTAAGGATGTGGCTGTGGACCTGTCGCTCCTGGGGCGGAGGCAGCTCGCACCTTTTCGTGTATTGCTTTTAGAGTTCCTTGTAAAACCTGTAAAGACTGGAGTACGTGTTGGTCAGACAATTCAGCTATTGCAGCTTCCTGTAGCCGGGGGCACGCAGGAGGTGGGCGTCCAAACAGTATTTCAAAGGGGGTTACATGCTTAACATACGGAGTACAACGCGTGCGCAACAAGGCGAAGGGCAGGAGCTCTACCCATCCACCGCcagttttcagaattaatttagTTAGGGTCTCTTTTAAGGTGCGATTCATTCTTTCTACGTGCCCTGAGCTCTGTGGTCTGTATGCGCAGTGCAGGTGCCAATCCGTGCCAACAGCCTTTGCTATTGCTTGAGATACGGTGCTCACGAAGGCAGGCCCGTTATCAGAACCAATTGCTTCGGGTAGCCCAAATCGTGGTATGATTTcctctaataattttttttgccacCGTGTTAGCCGTTTCATGCCGGCTGGGGAACGCTTCCACCCATCCTGAAAAGGTGTCTACAAAACCCAGCAAATATTTGTAGCCGAATTTTCCTGGTTTCATCTCGGTAAAGTCTACCTCCCAATCCACTCCTGGTTCTGTTCCCCTTTTCCtatgtctttcttttctagGTCTGGTTTTGGAATTGACCGACTGACATTGTAGGCATCTGCTTGTCACATCTGTTACTATTCGTTTAAGCTTGTGTACCTGAAACCTACTTCCTATTaattctcttcatttttgtGCTCCTCAATGCATGCTTTGATGTATCTGACTTACTAGCTTTTTCCCTAATCTATGTGGGAGAatgatttttcctgtttccGTCTTAGCCCAAGTCCCTTCATACTTCTTACTTTCCCATTTGCTTACGTATGTCAGGTCCTCTTCTGAATACTGCGGGTGTTCAGGCAGTGTAGGTTCAGGTATCAGGGTTAGCATCCATGTTCTGTTTATCTCTTGTGCCGCCTCTTTTGCAGTCTTGTCAGCGAGGCCGTTTCCCCTGGTTACTTCATCTGTCTCTTTTTGGTGCCCCGGGCAATGCGTCACTGCTACCTGCTTTGGCTTCCAGATAGCTTGGAGCAGGGATAAAATTTcgtctttgtttttaattcctttcccttctgctgccAACAGTCCTCGTTCTTTGTAGATGGCACCGTGCACATGGACCGTCGGAAATGCATACCGACTGTCAGTATAAATGTTAACTCGTTTCCCTTCAGCTGTCTGTAAGGCTTTAGTTAGAGCAATGAGTTCTGCTTTCTGAGCAGAGGTACCCTGTGGTAGAGCTTCTTTCCATATTACTTGTTCAGTAGTTACCACTGCTGCCCCTGCatatctttttccatcttttatgTAGCTACTACCATCTGTAAATATCGTTAAATCTGCATCTGGCATTGGGCTGTCTTTAAGATCTGGCCGTACCCCAGTGCTTTGGGCTAATACTTGCCCACAGTCATGTGGCTGGTCATCCAGTTCTTCTGGTAGGAGTGTAGCTGGATTCAGCACGGCTGGTGGTTTAAATACAACTCTGGGTTCATTTAAAAGGAGTGCTTGGTACCCAGTAAGTCGGGCATTTGATATCCACTTATCAGGTGGGGTACGGAGTAATCCCTCTATAGCATGTGATGTTGTTATTTCTAGGTTCTGGCCCAGGGTTAGTTTTCCTGCATCTTTTACTAGTTGGG
It includes:
- the LOC138732435 gene encoding hydrocephalus-inducing protein homolog, which codes for MQVDVTCEFIAPVLQLSSTELIFQVEKQPSDVLTLQYKPFSLKNTCLLPLSVLLALEEPFSICHADRQPFPVDIEPVKLEAGEEHHLSITFNPAYEEGLTSREVEKVLKIHFLEHPHQEQVTVWGEVYFPNLRIQTTALDFGCILNGTEAARSIEITNCSPIPVQHRWLFLTESPASQMRDCANELEKLSYFCNFFLEN